The region CAATAAAATTGATTTCACTAAAACCAATTTACTGCAGATTAAAAACCGTCCCTTAACCTTCGAACATTTTAACTTAAGTTCCTTTTCAGAAGATCCTTCCGGGATTTATTGGACATCCGACTTTTATGCAAAAAACCATCACTTTTTTGTTGCGATTCCTTATATAGAATACAGAACCACTGTCCATCAAACAGTAGTTTGGTTGATTGTCACACTGTTATTTTCTTTATTCACTATCTTTATGTTATACCCTGTTTTACACAAAACAAGTATCGTTTATCCTTTAACCAGGTTACTTGCAGGCATCCGAAAAATGCAAGCAGGGGATTTATTTGTCACAGTCAAAGTATCCAGTAGAGATGAAATTGGAGAATTATCGAATAGTTTCAACGAAATGATTTCTATTGTTCGCGATGCAAGACACCAATTAGAACAAAAAATCGAAGAACGCACCGAATCATTAAACCAAACCATTTTAGAATTAAAAGAAACCCAAGAACAACTTTTACAAGCAGAGAGGATGTCTACTCTGGGAAAAATCGCTGCAAGCGTCGCCCATGAGATCAACAACCCACTAGCAGCCATTAAAGGAAGTATTCAATTCATCAAAGAAGGACAAAGTTTTGGTGAAAACATAACCAAAACAGATAATGATCATTTAGCAGAAAAATTCATAACCGAATTTAAAAACCAAAAACGTTCCGAAGTGACATCAAGGTTCAAAAGAAAAAAAGAACTCATCGCTTTTTTTAAATCTAAATCAATTCCCGATCCTATCTCACTCGCTGATACTTGTTTTGATTTTAAAATGGAAGTGGTTCCGGAAGAATTCCAGAAACTTTTTGATACTGAAGAAGGAAGGTTTATCTTCCAATCCAAGTTGAATGATTTTGTCATTGGATTCCATTTGGGGATTATCGAAACCGCAGTGGAACGAGCCTCAAAAATTGTATTTGCTCTCAAACACCATTCATACTCCGGTCCCAAAGAATCCCAAAAACTCCTCTCTCTCAAAGAAGGAATTGATTCCGTCCTTTCCATGTATTCCACCAGCTGGAAACAGAATATTGAAATCGATTGGAAAGTGGAGGGTGACCCAGTGATTTTGGGTCACGCCGACGAACTCGTGCAAGTCTGGACAAACCTGATTTACAATTCCATCCAAGCCTGCCCCAAAGATGGAGGTAAGATCCGCATCTTTTTAAAGGAAGAACAAACGGAGGCAGTCATCACCATCGAGGACAATGGGAAAGGGATATCCCCCGACATCCTCCCTCGTATCTTTGAGCCCTTTTTTACCACCAAAGAACTAGGGATGGGCACGGGACTCGGACTTTCCATAGTCCAGAAGATCATCCAAAACCATAACGGAAACATCCAAGTAGAAAGCCTTCCAGGGAAAACCCTCTTCTCCATCCGCATCCCCCTAGCTAAATCCTAGGATTCTAGCCCTAGTCTTGTCAGAGAAACCCTGACAATGGCAAATTTATGTTAAAATTTTGTCTAAACTAGGCAAAAAATTTCTTGTCAATGTTTTGCCAAACTTATAAAACAAAGAGAACATACCTTCAGACCAGGAAAAGACAATGCGAACAATTTTAGCAACCATCACAGCCTTTCTCTTAGCGGGATCCCTAAGTGCCCAAACCTATACAGTTTTCATTCATGGAAAGTCAGATAAAAATCATAACGGAGTAGGAACTACTGACGTAAACAGTTATTGGGGTTCCTCAGTCAATTCTGTTGGCGGGACAAGAATTTTCATCGGATACGATGGAACTAGTGACCCTAGATCTTACGGATCTTCTCGCGCTCAATCAAACATCGCAACAGGCCTTACTAACTACTGCAAAGGAGCAAACTCTTGTAAAATCGTTTGCCATTCTGCTGGATGTTACGCTATCGAATATTGGTTGTCTAACCTTGGTTCTACGGCTTCTGCCAAAGGATTTAATCTCACAAAAGTAACGGCTCTTGCTGCGGCTTCCGGTGGGTCTGAACTTGCGAACGCACTGAACGGAATCACTTTTGGTTTCGGTGGAAACGCAATGGATAAATCTCTCATTGTAACAACTGCACGCGGTGCTTTTAACCACAACAATACTGGTGGAGTTGCCGTAAACCATGTCCCTGGATACAAAGGAATGTTTGGTGCTTCTGCCATCCTTCCAGGAGAAGATGATTATGCAGTGGCATACCATTCTTCTTGCGCATACAACCGTGCTGGTGGACTCAACAAATGCCAATCTTCTCTCACTCAATACGAAGGTCTTTGGCCATTCGGATCTAACAAAACATACAATCAATACAGTGGCCACTACCGTGCTCCATCTGTATCTTCCACTGGACTCTACCTCGACCACGGCCAAATCAAAACCGAAGGTTGGAGATAATTCAATAGGTATCATTTAAAGAAAGGAAAAGGAAAAAAGAGATGCGTAGCTCAATCACAACAATACTTGCGATGCTGTTTGCAGGATCGCTCAGTGCCCAAACTTACACTGTGTTCATTCACGGTAAGTCAGACAAAAACCACAACGGTGTGGGAACAACAGATGTAAACGGATACTGGGGATCTTCCACTAGTTCAGTTTCTGGATCTAAAATTTTCATCGGTTACGATGGAACGACTGACCCAAGAACTTACGGATCTTCCCGTGCACAAACAAACATTGCCACTGGCCTTACAAACTATTGTAAAGGTGCTAACTCTTGCAAAATCGTTTGCCACTCAGCTGGATGTTATGCGATTGAATTTTGGTTGTCTAACCTTGGTTCTACTGCATCAGCAAAAGGATTCAATCTTACAAAAGTAACAGCTCTTGCTGCGGCTTCTGGTGGATCGGAACTTGCTTCTGCACTCAACGGAATCACATTTGGTTTCGCTGGAAACGCAATGGACAAAGCTCTTATCGTAGGAACAGCACGTGGTGCTTTCAATCATAACAACACTGCGGGAGTTGCGGTAAACCATGTTCCTGGATACAAAGGAATGATTGGTGCTTCTGCAATTCTTCCTGGTGAAGATGACTATGCTGTAGCATACCACTCTTCTTGCGGATACAACAAAGCAGGTGGTTTGAATAAGTGCCAATCTTCTCTCACTCAAAGTGAAGGAATCTGGCCTTTCAATTCCAATGTTACCTACACACAATACACTGGACACTACCGTGCTCCATCTGTAACAGCAACTGGTCTTTACCTTGACCACAGCCAAATCAAAACGGAAGGATACCGGTAAGCAGCCGAACCCTCCGCTTTCTCTTCAAGAGAAAGGAAAAGGCCAACCATTTCGGTTGGTCTTTTTTTTGCCCCAAAGATATATAATTTGACATATTTGACTTATTTTTGCAATTTGTGTCGTAATATAGAAAATCAGGAAAGGGAAAAAAAATGCGAAGAACCTTAACCACTGTACTCGTGATGCTGTTTGCAGGATCACTCAGTGCCCAAACATACACCGTGTTCATCCACGGAAAATCAGACAAAAACCACAACGGCGTGGGAACAACAGACGTAAATTCGTATTGGGGAACCTCTGCGAATACAGTTTCTGGATCTAAAATTTTCATCGGTTACGATGGAACTTCGGATCCTAGAACTTTCGGATCTGCCCGTGCACAAACAAATATTGCGACAGGACTTACGAACTATTGCAAAGGGTCTAACTCTTGCAAAATCGTTTGTCACTCTGCAGGATGTTATGCGATTGAATTTTGGTTGTCTAACCTTGGTTCTACCGCATCAGCAAAAGGATTCAATCTTACAAAAGTAACAGCTCTTGCTGCCGCTTCTGGTGGATCGGAACTTGCTTCTGCTTTGAATGGCGTAACTTTTGGATTTGCAGGAAATGCGATGGACAAATCACTCATCGTAGGAACTGCTCGTGGGGCATTCAATCACAACAATACGGGTGGAATTCAGATCAACCATGTACCTGGTTATAAAGGTGCTTTTGGACCGTCTGCTATTCTTCCAGGAGAAGATGATTATGCAGTGGCATACCACTCTTCTTGTGGATACAACCGTGCTGGTGGGCTTGATAAATGCCAATCTTCCATCGTAAGTGGTAGCACTACTTATACACAATACTCAGGTCATGTTAGAGCACCTTCTTTAACAGCTACTGGATTGTATAAGAACCATAGTGAGATCAAAAACGAAGGAACTCGTTAATTCGTTTGTCTGAAAAGAAACCTTTAGAACAGATCCAAAGGTTTTGACTTTAAAGGCTGAAAGTAATTTCAGCCTTTTTTATTTGAACTTGGGTTTTCGCATTTAATTCAAAAATTAAATCCTTTTATCCGTGTTTGATCACACCTTGTCTTGATTTTCCAATAAACCAGTAATATAAAACTGGCACTGCAAACCGACTGAGGACCGTAGCTGCTATCTCACCAAACATAAGGGAGATGGCTAGACCCTGGAAAATAGGATCAAATAACATCACAAAGGATCCAACCACTACGGCTGAGGCGGTAAGTAACATCGGACGAAACCGAACGACTCCCGCATGGACTACCGCTTCCTTCAGTTCCACGCCTTTTTTGATTTCTCCTTCGATAAAATCTACAAGGATGATAGAATTCCTAACGATGATCCCAGCACCGGCAATAAACCCAATCATAGATGTGGCCGTGAAATAAGCTCCCATCACAAAGTGGCCCGGTAATATTCCGATCAGAGAAATAGGAATCGGTGCCATAATCACAAGAGGAACCGTATAACTTTTAAACCAACCGAGAACCAAAACATAGATAAGTAAAATCACAACAGCAAAGGCCCCACCAAGATCGCGGAACACTTCATAGGTGATAAACCATTCCCCATCCCACTTAATCACTGGTTTTGTTGTATTCCATGGAACCTCAGCAGTTTGTGTTTCATATTTAATTTTTGGAGCGAGTTTTAACATTCCATAAACGGGAGCTTCCTCTTCTCCAGAAAGTTCACTCATCACATACTGCACTGGTTTTAAATTTTTCCGAAATAGACTCCGGTCTTCTTCTTTGTATGGCTTTCCTAACACTCTCTCGGAAGAAACAACACCAGATTCCATCGACATGATATTTTGGTTTTGGAATGGATTTTTAGATCCACGTGCACTCTGGACCACAGAAAGATTTACCGAAACTTCTTCAGGTTCATCTGCTGTTGCCAAACTTAAAATGGGAGACTCCGAGAATATTAGGGAACCCGTATAGGCAAGGGCAGAAGTTTTGATTCCGTAAAGCCCGGACTTCTCAAAATCAATCGGATAAATCATCTTGCTACGGCCATTTCGGAGTGTAATATCTAAATCTACCACACTTGGTTCTTCTCGAAATACTTGATAAATTTCTTCCGTGACTCGTTTTCTTTCTTCTGCCGTTGGGCCATACACCTCCGCAACCATTGTTGCCATCACAGGAGGGCCTGGAGGGATTTCCAAAACTTTAGTTACAGCCCGATACCTTTCACCAAACTTTTGTATATCGGATCGTAAAGATTCAATGATTTCGTGACTTGACTCTTCTCTATTATTTTTATTCTTTAAAATGACTTGTAAATCATTCATAAAATCAAGATTACGAAGGAAGGAATGTTTTACCATACCTGAAAAAGAAAAGGGTGCTGCTTCCCCAGCAAAAATTTGAATTTTTTCTACATTGGGATTTTTCAAAAGAATTTTTGTTAACTCTTCTGAATGACTCATACTTTGGATGAGA is a window of Leptospira kanakyensis DNA encoding:
- a CDS encoding HAMP domain-containing sensor histidine kinase gives rise to the protein MAPLLNLYSFFYFGLCLVSGIAFSYFLSRKEDLTPTFRGLLVPLACLFFWSVAWSICNSYVAPWTAYVFVFLKNPAILIMGVSASQLAFGFQENSFPRWKDWSLRIHIFLATLAILANGTGFFFREILFDPKMEFYVPNQHVSSPIIQLSILSIAGVLCLILGNTIVALIAKYFRFEGSKKRNTGGFLLAIFGILSLAFADILVDLNYFSKPTFLFLLTNLTIIIMTILVLVSLNQETIPSTVGFKIMTFNLTVLYLILSIVANFLFNRFRADFQNEMSREKHSIKTQLELGSIYPFVYLSDLVVDVQDDSFRINKIDFTKTNLLQIKNRPLTFEHFNLSSFSEDPSGIYWTSDFYAKNHHFFVAIPYIEYRTTVHQTVVWLIVTLLFSLFTIFMLYPVLHKTSIVYPLTRLLAGIRKMQAGDLFVTVKVSSRDEIGELSNSFNEMISIVRDARHQLEQKIEERTESLNQTILELKETQEQLLQAERMSTLGKIAASVAHEINNPLAAIKGSIQFIKEGQSFGENITKTDNDHLAEKFITEFKNQKRSEVTSRFKRKKELIAFFKSKSIPDPISLADTCFDFKMEVVPEEFQKLFDTEEGRFIFQSKLNDFVIGFHLGIIETAVERASKIVFALKHHSYSGPKESQKLLSLKEGIDSVLSMYSTSWKQNIEIDWKVEGDPVILGHADELVQVWTNLIYNSIQACPKDGGKIRIFLKEEQTEAVITIEDNGKGISPDILPRIFEPFFTTKELGMGTGLGLSIVQKIIQNHNGNIQVESLPGKTLFSIRIPLAKS